A region from the Paenarthrobacter aurescens genome encodes:
- a CDS encoding HIT family protein, whose amino-acid sequence MSTLFTKIINGEIPGRFVWKDEDVVAFLTISPITQGHTLVVPREEVDSWTHARPELLAKVMDVAQRIGKVQESVFDAKRVGVLMEGFEVDHLHVHVWPAYSTADFELHNVDHNPDPAIMDATAVKLRAALRDAGHSDAVPEG is encoded by the coding sequence ATGAGCACACTGTTCACCAAGATCATCAACGGGGAGATCCCGGGCCGCTTCGTCTGGAAAGACGAGGACGTGGTGGCGTTCCTGACGATCTCACCCATCACCCAAGGCCACACCCTGGTGGTTCCCCGCGAAGAGGTGGATTCGTGGACGCATGCCCGCCCTGAGCTGCTGGCCAAGGTCATGGACGTTGCCCAGCGCATCGGCAAGGTTCAGGAATCTGTCTTTGACGCCAAGCGTGTTGGCGTGTTGATGGAAGGCTTCGAGGTGGATCATCTGCACGTCCATGTGTGGCCGGCCTACTCCACCGCGGATTTCGAACTTCACAACGTGGACCACAACCCGGATCCGGCCATCATGGATGCCACTGCCGTGAAGCTTCGTGCCGCCTTGCGCGACGCGGGCCACAGCGACGCTGTCCCTGAGGGCTGA
- a CDS encoding M4 family metallopeptidase — protein sequence MCSIVPPYMLRKLAAQNEPRLRAVARAAKESLLHIKDLQAIRTAPIPQAPPSARQAKPGPPKRTIYDAESSEALPGRVVRKEGAAPTGDVAADEAYDGLGSTHRLYGEIFGRDSIDDAGLVLDATVHYGKLYDNAFWDGSQMVFGDGDGQIFQRFTKSLSVIGHELAHGVTQYTANLAYRNQAGALNESMSDVFGVLVEQYLRQETATQASWLIGEGLFTDQVQGAALRSMKAPGTAYDDDVLGKDPQPDSMDTYVRTSADNGGVHINSGIPNKAFHVVATELGGHAWEAPGQIWYGTLTSGSLPVTCTFGKFAKTTVATAEELFGSGSAEHDAVLKAWETVKVKV from the coding sequence ATGTGCTCGATCGTCCCGCCGTACATGCTTCGCAAGTTAGCCGCCCAAAACGAGCCCCGGCTGCGCGCTGTGGCAAGGGCTGCCAAAGAATCGCTGCTGCACATCAAAGACTTGCAGGCCATTCGCACAGCACCCATTCCGCAGGCGCCTCCCAGCGCCCGCCAGGCCAAGCCGGGCCCGCCCAAGCGGACCATTTACGATGCTGAGTCTTCAGAGGCCTTGCCCGGCCGCGTGGTCCGGAAGGAAGGTGCAGCGCCTACCGGGGACGTGGCTGCCGATGAGGCCTACGACGGCCTGGGGAGTACCCACCGGCTCTATGGGGAGATCTTTGGCCGTGATTCCATCGACGATGCCGGCCTGGTCCTGGATGCAACTGTCCACTACGGGAAGCTGTACGACAACGCTTTTTGGGACGGCTCCCAGATGGTTTTCGGCGATGGCGATGGGCAGATCTTCCAGCGCTTCACCAAATCCCTCAGCGTAATCGGCCACGAACTTGCTCACGGCGTTACCCAGTACACGGCCAATTTGGCCTACCGGAACCAGGCCGGGGCACTTAATGAGTCCATGTCCGATGTTTTTGGCGTCCTCGTGGAGCAGTACCTGAGGCAGGAGACTGCAACGCAGGCGAGCTGGCTGATCGGCGAGGGCCTGTTTACGGACCAGGTCCAGGGCGCCGCCCTGCGCTCCATGAAAGCTCCCGGCACTGCCTACGACGACGACGTCCTGGGCAAGGATCCGCAGCCGGACTCCATGGATACCTATGTTCGGACCAGTGCTGACAATGGCGGTGTCCACATCAACTCCGGCATCCCCAACAAGGCTTTCCATGTGGTGGCTACGGAGCTTGGCGGACATGCGTGGGAAGCCCCTGGCCAAATCTGGTACGGCACGCTGACCAGCGGAAGCCTTCCTGTGACGTGCACGTTTGGAAAGTTCGCCAAGACCACCGTTGCTACCGCAGAGGAACTTTTCGGATCCGGTTCAGCGGAGCATGACGCCGTCCTGAAGGCGTGGGAGACTGTGAAGGTCAAGGTTTAG
- a CDS encoding FAD-dependent oxidoreductase, translated as MIAAKSRVDTWLGRFTMYRLILWVLGILAAYSMVLNLLGWLTFGLPEMVVHLVLCLGVTYASNSLLARIFGVKPHTESSLITGLLLYFLFWPAFGVMDMAGVALACVLASVSKYALAFRGRHIFNPAAAGAFITGLTGLNIATWWAATPSMLWLLVPGVVLVLYRTRKMLMAAVFLAVATSVITVELLSRDMTVGQALWQSLAQRPLLFFVGFMLSEPLTLPPRRWQQLVLAAVVGVVFAVPYNFGFIANSPELALLLGNLIAFFLGQRGGVQLTFKGSRPLTPASTEFSFEPRRPVRFAAGQYMELNLPHAGSDGKGRRRVFSITSPPGAEEVTFGVGTAEPLSTAKKALFALRPGDTVAATAVGGDFVLPNDAGKPVLLIAAGIGITPFLSQLAAKDADRDAVVLYLAKSRDELAGVEQLEASGATVIARLADGSAPPQFMLDAGDSRIDAPRLKELVPDIGNREVFVSGSPASVDALRAAARGAGARRVHVDSFAGY; from the coding sequence ATGATTGCCGCTAAGTCCCGAGTGGACACCTGGTTGGGCCGCTTCACTATGTACCGCCTGATTCTCTGGGTGCTGGGCATTCTGGCGGCCTATAGCATGGTCCTGAACCTCTTGGGGTGGTTGACGTTCGGCCTGCCTGAGATGGTGGTCCATTTAGTGCTTTGCCTGGGCGTGACCTACGCATCCAACAGCTTGCTTGCCAGGATTTTCGGCGTCAAGCCGCACACAGAGTCCTCGCTGATCACCGGGCTGCTGCTGTATTTCCTGTTTTGGCCCGCCTTTGGGGTGATGGATATGGCCGGCGTTGCTCTGGCGTGCGTGCTGGCCAGCGTCTCCAAGTATGCGCTGGCCTTCCGTGGGCGGCATATTTTCAACCCGGCCGCCGCAGGAGCCTTCATTACGGGCCTGACAGGGTTGAACATCGCCACGTGGTGGGCTGCCACCCCTTCCATGTTGTGGCTTCTGGTCCCGGGAGTGGTGCTGGTCCTGTACCGCACCCGGAAGATGCTGATGGCCGCCGTTTTCCTGGCAGTTGCCACCAGCGTCATTACCGTGGAGCTGCTCAGCCGCGATATGACCGTTGGCCAGGCCTTGTGGCAGTCCCTGGCGCAACGGCCGTTGCTGTTCTTCGTGGGCTTCATGCTTTCCGAGCCTCTCACCTTGCCTCCCCGCCGCTGGCAGCAGTTGGTGCTTGCCGCCGTCGTGGGTGTTGTCTTCGCGGTTCCGTACAACTTCGGTTTCATTGCCAATTCCCCGGAACTGGCACTGCTGCTGGGCAACCTCATTGCTTTCTTCCTGGGTCAACGCGGTGGCGTCCAGCTGACCTTCAAGGGCTCACGCCCACTTACCCCTGCCAGCACTGAATTCAGCTTTGAACCACGCAGGCCGGTGCGTTTTGCAGCCGGGCAGTATATGGAGCTGAACCTTCCCCACGCAGGCTCGGACGGTAAGGGGCGTCGCAGGGTCTTCAGCATCACCAGCCCGCCCGGCGCAGAGGAAGTCACTTTCGGCGTCGGCACGGCTGAGCCCCTTTCCACAGCGAAGAAAGCATTGTTTGCGCTTCGCCCCGGAGACACTGTTGCGGCAACTGCCGTGGGTGGGGACTTTGTGCTGCCGAACGACGCCGGGAAACCGGTCCTGCTCATCGCTGCGGGAATCGGCATCACCCCTTTTCTGTCCCAGCTTGCGGCCAAGGACGCTGACCGGGATGCTGTGGTGCTGTACCTGGCCAAGAGCCGCGATGAGTTGGCTGGTGTGGAACAACTGGAAGCCTCGGGCGCCACCGTGATAGCCCGGCTTGCGGACGGGTCCGCTCCCCCGCAGTTCATGCTCGACGCCGGCGACTCCAGGATCGATGCCCCGCGCCTCAAGGAACTGGTTCCGGATATCGGGAACCGGGAGGTGTTCGTCTCCGGCTCACCGGCAAGTGTGGACGCACTGCGCGCTGCAGCACGCGGCGCAGGAGCCCGCAGGGTCCATGTGGACTCGTTCGCCGGCTACTGA
- a CDS encoding GlxA family transcriptional regulator: MLTSVAVIVVPNFSVFEFGTAFEVFGIDRSDRGAGVPAFDFRVVAPEPGDIRMKSGLSLHVNLGLEAAADADLVIMAPFGRDQEVPESVLDALRAAHARGAWVMSICSGAYALARAGLLDGRRCTTHWHYSQDLASRYPAAMVDENVLYVQDGTIITSAGTAAGIDACLHLVREELGANVAAAIARDMVVPPHRDGGQAQFIDRPMPRCGSAPMEALLRWMVEHLDQEHSVNDLAARLHMSPRTFARRFRAETGATPAAWLNSQRVLRAQELLETTELNIDEIAREAGFGHSVLLRHHFTKVLDTSPQSYRRAFRGQLAEAI, translated from the coding sequence ATGTTGACATCAGTTGCTGTGATCGTTGTCCCCAACTTCTCAGTCTTCGAATTCGGCACCGCTTTCGAGGTTTTCGGCATCGACCGATCGGATCGGGGTGCCGGCGTGCCAGCTTTCGATTTCCGGGTAGTTGCCCCGGAACCGGGAGACATCCGCATGAAGTCGGGGCTGTCCCTTCATGTAAACCTCGGCCTGGAAGCAGCGGCCGATGCTGATCTTGTGATCATGGCGCCCTTCGGACGGGACCAGGAAGTCCCCGAGTCCGTTCTGGACGCTTTACGTGCTGCCCACGCCAGGGGCGCCTGGGTGATGTCCATTTGTTCCGGTGCATATGCATTGGCCCGCGCCGGTTTGTTGGACGGGCGCCGTTGCACCACACACTGGCACTATTCTCAGGACCTGGCCAGCCGCTACCCGGCCGCGATGGTGGATGAGAACGTCCTCTACGTGCAGGACGGAACAATCATCACCAGCGCGGGGACGGCCGCCGGAATCGACGCATGCCTCCATCTGGTCCGGGAAGAGTTGGGGGCGAACGTGGCTGCAGCAATAGCGCGCGACATGGTGGTACCCCCGCATCGCGACGGCGGCCAGGCGCAATTCATTGACAGGCCCATGCCCCGCTGTGGTTCGGCACCCATGGAGGCGCTGCTGCGGTGGATGGTGGAACATCTGGACCAAGAGCACAGCGTGAACGATCTGGCTGCGCGGCTCCACATGTCTCCGAGGACGTTCGCCCGCAGATTCCGGGCGGAAACCGGGGCGACTCCTGCGGCATGGCTGAACTCCCAACGCGTGCTGCGTGCCCAGGAACTACTGGAAACCACCGAGCTGAACATCGATGAAATTGCCCGTGAAGCAGGGTTTGGACACTCGGTCCTGCTGCGCCACCATTTCACCAAGGTGCTGGACACGAGTCCGCAAAGTTACCGACGGGCCTTCCGGGGCCAGCTGGCAGAAGCCATCTAG
- the hrpA gene encoding ATP-dependent RNA helicase HrpA, producing MTLHISYPAELPVSERREDLMAAIAANQVTIIAGETGSGKTTQIPKMCLELGLGDKGLIGHTQPRRLAARTVAERIASELDVEIGQEVGFQVRFTGEVSPSTKIKLMTDGILLAEIQRDKLLRKYSTIIIDEAHERSLNIDFILGYLKRILPQRPDLKVIITSATIDPQRFAKHFGNEEDPAPIIEVSGRTYPVEIRYRPLSQPAGGDDESSDDELEEDRDPLDAVCDAVDELGKEAPGDILIFFSGEREIRDAAEAINGRIQTNRRLAGTEVLPLFARLSLQEQHRVFNPGGKRRIILATNVAETSLTVPGIKYVIDTGTARISRYSHRTKVQRLPIERVSQASANQRSGRCGRVSEGIAIRLYSEEDFESRPLFTDPEILRTNLAAVILQMTAMGVARGPKDVENFPFVEPPDSRAINDGVTLLRELGALNPPKSGDASGKGRSGSGLTAVGHKLAQLPVDPRLGRMIVEAGKRGCVREVMILAAALTIQDPRERPTDKQQLAAEKHARFRDELSDFTGFLNLWNYIQEKQRELSSTQFRKLCRNEFINYLRVREWQDLFTQLRQMAKPLGIALDNNRVADPVGNYEGIHISLLSGLLSHIGLLDERKREYAGARGSRFAIFPGSALFKKSPTFVMAAELVETSRLWARVAAKFDPLWAEQVAPDLVKRSYSEPHWSSRQGAVMAHEKVTLYGVPIIPNRRVNYGRVDPGLSRELFIRHALVEGEWKTHHKFFHRNRALLQEIEELETRMRRRDILVDDQTLFEFYDARVGKEVVSERHFDKWWKDARQSDPDLLDFDQSLLMSEDAEAPDDSAYPKSWHHKGFELPLSYEFHPVAPGSAPNPSDGVTAEVPVLFLNQMDDAPFRWQIPGQRVELVTALIKSLPKQIRKNFVPAPDVARQATAALEADFDPAVDELEPSLELVLRRLRGHVIPPGSWNWAAVPSHLRVSFKVVDSSGKVLDEGKDLSELQEKLAPATRRAIAESLGATPATTSRAKGGKGAQGTDTAPNGKTPASVQATAGDGVLAERAGITTWDFGTVERQVTRTIKGHDVTGFPAIVDEGKSVALRVFQTRQEQEAAMRGGVIRLLALRIPPPDRYVLEHLSNTEKLTFSQNPHGSVSALIADCALAAIDKLVPQDLPWDKESFDALYEVVRAELIDTVFTVTAVVERILASTRRIQKQLKSNTSLHLISALNDMKSQLEQLVFPGFVAQTGYSQLSQLPRYLQGIEKRLEKLPGNVQRDGMNMAVVQALEDDYDDAVSALLPGRRAGTELTRVRWMIEELRVSLFAVELGTAYSVSEKRIRTALNQALAPA from the coding sequence ATGACACTTCATATTTCCTACCCCGCAGAGCTGCCCGTATCCGAGCGCCGCGAGGATCTGATGGCGGCCATCGCCGCAAACCAGGTGACCATCATTGCCGGCGAGACCGGTTCGGGGAAAACCACGCAGATCCCCAAGATGTGCCTCGAGCTCGGCCTTGGAGACAAGGGCCTGATCGGTCACACCCAGCCACGCCGGCTGGCCGCACGGACTGTGGCCGAGCGCATCGCCTCTGAGCTGGATGTAGAGATCGGCCAGGAAGTAGGCTTCCAGGTCCGGTTCACCGGCGAGGTCAGCCCTTCCACCAAGATCAAGCTGATGACCGATGGCATTCTCCTCGCCGAGATCCAGCGGGACAAACTGCTGCGGAAGTACAGCACCATCATCATTGATGAGGCCCATGAGCGCAGCCTGAACATCGACTTTATTCTGGGCTACCTCAAGCGCATCCTCCCCCAGCGCCCGGACCTCAAAGTCATCATCACTTCAGCCACCATTGATCCCCAGCGCTTTGCCAAGCACTTTGGCAACGAGGAAGATCCTGCCCCGATCATTGAGGTTTCCGGACGAACGTACCCGGTGGAGATCCGTTACCGGCCGCTGTCCCAGCCGGCGGGCGGGGACGACGAATCCTCGGACGACGAACTCGAAGAGGACCGCGATCCCCTCGACGCTGTCTGCGACGCCGTGGACGAGCTCGGCAAGGAAGCACCTGGCGACATCCTTATCTTCTTCTCCGGCGAGCGCGAGATCCGGGATGCCGCTGAGGCGATCAACGGCCGCATCCAGACAAACCGGCGCCTGGCCGGGACCGAGGTCCTGCCCCTGTTTGCCCGTTTGAGCCTGCAGGAACAGCACAGAGTGTTCAACCCCGGCGGCAAACGACGCATCATCCTGGCCACCAACGTTGCCGAGACCTCGCTGACTGTTCCTGGCATCAAGTACGTGATTGATACCGGTACAGCCCGCATTTCGCGTTACTCACACCGGACCAAAGTCCAGCGGCTTCCCATAGAGCGCGTTTCCCAGGCATCGGCAAATCAGCGCTCGGGCCGCTGTGGCCGCGTGTCAGAGGGAATCGCCATCCGCTTGTACTCCGAGGAAGACTTTGAGTCCCGTCCGCTGTTCACGGACCCGGAAATCCTTCGGACCAATCTCGCTGCCGTCATTTTGCAGATGACAGCCATGGGCGTTGCCCGCGGGCCCAAAGATGTTGAGAACTTCCCTTTCGTTGAGCCACCGGACTCACGGGCAATCAACGACGGCGTCACGCTACTGCGCGAACTCGGCGCTTTGAACCCGCCCAAGTCCGGTGACGCCAGCGGTAAAGGCCGCAGCGGCAGCGGCCTGACCGCCGTCGGGCATAAACTTGCCCAGCTGCCGGTGGACCCGCGGCTGGGCAGGATGATTGTGGAGGCGGGCAAGCGCGGCTGTGTCCGCGAGGTCATGATCCTGGCGGCTGCACTGACCATCCAGGACCCCCGGGAACGGCCTACGGATAAACAACAGCTGGCGGCGGAGAAACATGCACGTTTCCGCGATGAGCTCTCCGACTTCACCGGCTTCCTGAACCTGTGGAACTACATTCAGGAGAAGCAGCGCGAGCTCTCCTCCACCCAGTTCCGGAAGCTGTGCCGCAATGAGTTCATCAACTACCTCCGCGTCCGGGAGTGGCAGGACCTTTTCACCCAACTCCGTCAGATGGCCAAGCCCCTGGGCATCGCGCTGGACAACAATCGTGTTGCTGATCCCGTGGGCAACTACGAGGGCATCCATATCAGCCTGCTCTCCGGACTGTTGAGCCACATCGGCCTCCTTGACGAGCGTAAGCGTGAGTACGCCGGTGCCCGTGGAAGCCGCTTTGCCATTTTCCCCGGTTCAGCCCTGTTCAAGAAATCGCCCACGTTCGTCATGGCAGCCGAGCTCGTGGAAACAAGCCGCCTCTGGGCCCGCGTTGCCGCCAAGTTCGATCCCCTGTGGGCCGAGCAGGTAGCACCGGACCTGGTGAAGCGCTCCTACAGCGAACCGCACTGGTCTTCGCGGCAGGGCGCCGTCATGGCCCACGAAAAAGTGACGCTGTACGGCGTACCCATCATCCCCAACCGCCGCGTCAACTACGGGCGCGTCGACCCCGGCTTGTCGCGCGAACTGTTCATCCGCCACGCCCTGGTGGAGGGTGAGTGGAAGACGCACCATAAATTCTTCCACCGTAACCGCGCCCTGCTCCAGGAAATCGAGGAACTCGAAACCCGTATGCGGCGCCGGGACATCCTGGTGGACGATCAAACACTCTTCGAGTTCTATGATGCCCGTGTGGGCAAGGAAGTGGTCTCCGAGAGGCACTTCGATAAATGGTGGAAGGACGCCCGCCAGTCTGATCCCGATCTCCTGGACTTCGACCAATCGTTGCTGATGAGCGAGGACGCCGAGGCACCGGACGACTCCGCGTATCCGAAGAGCTGGCACCACAAGGGCTTTGAACTCCCGTTGAGTTACGAGTTCCACCCCGTGGCGCCCGGTTCAGCCCCCAATCCCTCCGACGGCGTCACCGCTGAAGTGCCGGTGTTGTTCCTCAACCAGATGGACGATGCCCCCTTCCGCTGGCAGATCCCCGGCCAAAGGGTGGAGCTGGTGACAGCCCTCATCAAATCGCTGCCCAAGCAGATACGGAAGAATTTCGTCCCGGCCCCGGACGTTGCGCGGCAAGCAACTGCTGCCCTTGAAGCAGACTTCGATCCCGCAGTTGATGAACTCGAGCCTTCGTTGGAACTGGTCCTTCGCAGGCTTCGCGGCCATGTCATTCCGCCCGGATCCTGGAACTGGGCTGCCGTGCCGTCACACCTGCGCGTGAGCTTCAAAGTGGTGGACAGCAGCGGGAAAGTCCTGGACGAAGGGAAGGACCTCTCCGAACTCCAGGAAAAGCTGGCACCTGCCACCCGCCGGGCCATTGCAGAGTCATTGGGTGCAACACCGGCCACCACATCACGCGCCAAAGGGGGTAAGGGTGCACAGGGCACTGACACAGCGCCCAACGGCAAAACCCCGGCATCCGTGCAAGCCACTGCCGGCGATGGAGTGCTGGCCGAACGCGCCGGCATCACCACATGGGACTTCGGCACCGTGGAGCGCCAGGTAACGCGGACCATCAAAGGCCATGACGTCACAGGCTTCCCTGCAATAGTGGATGAAGGCAAGTCCGTTGCGCTTCGGGTGTTCCAGACCCGGCAGGAACAGGAAGCAGCCATGCGTGGCGGTGTCATCCGGCTCCTCGCCCTGAGGATCCCGCCGCCGGACCGGTACGTGCTGGAGCACCTGAGCAACACGGAGAAACTGACGTTCAGCCAGAACCCGCATGGATCGGTAAGCGCGCTCATCGCCGACTGTGCACTGGCGGCCATTGACAAACTGGTGCCCCAGGACCTGCCGTGGGATAAGGAATCCTTTGATGCGTTGTACGAGGTTGTCCGGGCAGAACTGATCGACACCGTATTCACGGTGACCGCCGTCGTCGAACGCATTCTGGCCAGTACGCGGCGCATCCAGAAGCAGCTGAAGTCCAACACCAGCCTGCACCTGATCAGCGCCCTGAATGACATGAAGAGCCAGCTGGAGCAACTGGTGTTTCCCGGCTTTGTGGCACAGACGGGCTACAGTCAGCTCAGCCAACTGCCGCGATACCTGCAGGGGATTGAAAAACGGCTGGAAAAGCTCCCGGGCAATGTCCAACGCGATGGCATGAACATGGCAGTGGTTCAGGCCTTGGAGGATGACTACGACGACGCCGTGTCAGCCCTGCTGCCAGGACGTCGTGCCGGCACTGAGTTAACCCGCGTGCGCTGGATGATTGAAGAACTGCGGGTGAGCCTCTTCGCGGTTGAGCTTGGTACGGCCTACTCGGTGTCGGAGAAACGCATCCGCACAGCACTGAACCAGGCGTTGGCACCGGCGTAG
- a CDS encoding protealysin inhibitor emfourin, giving the protein MKITVQRSGGIAAMTRIWSVDAVSADEKDRWVPIVEACPWDEAKNQAREVNEPDRFMYSIRAGQRRATLPDRAVTGPWQELVECAKAEGSESRGQLGSRRR; this is encoded by the coding sequence ATGAAGATCACCGTCCAACGCAGTGGGGGAATCGCAGCGATGACTCGTATCTGGAGCGTGGACGCCGTCTCTGCCGATGAGAAGGATCGGTGGGTTCCGATCGTCGAGGCCTGCCCGTGGGATGAAGCCAAGAACCAGGCCCGGGAGGTCAACGAGCCGGACCGCTTCATGTACTCCATCCGGGCGGGCCAACGCCGGGCCACTCTCCCGGACCGCGCCGTTACGGGTCCTTGGCAGGAACTGGTGGAATGCGCCAAAGCCGAAGGATCCGAGTCACGGGGACAACTGGGCAGCAGGCGCCGTTAG
- a CDS encoding FAD:protein FMN transferase, whose protein sequence is MPHPGWSTFSFEGIGTQWEISTPGDLAPGIQEELLETVAEYDHTWSRFRSDSLVSGLSRAPGVISLPGHAAALQEVYSALYRISDGALTPLIGSSLERLGYDSSYALAPSGSPLAPPRWEDVLHWSGPELAAREPVVLDVGAAGKGQLVDLLGDVLREQGQSDFLVDGSGDMLHAGDHPVTVALEHPYNPRQAIGTLELDNAALCASASNRRTWGDGLHHVLDGTTGKPIGTTVATWTVAASALVADALATALFMVEPPRLEGEFDFSWLTVSSSGSAAFSNRFEGRLFT, encoded by the coding sequence ATGCCGCACCCTGGATGGAGCACTTTCAGCTTCGAAGGGATCGGTACTCAATGGGAGATTTCGACGCCCGGGGATCTTGCTCCCGGCATCCAGGAGGAGTTGCTGGAGACCGTCGCGGAGTACGACCATACGTGGTCACGGTTCAGGTCCGATTCCCTGGTCTCCGGCCTGTCCCGTGCTCCGGGCGTGATCAGCTTGCCGGGACATGCCGCCGCCCTCCAGGAGGTGTATTCGGCTCTGTATCGCATCAGTGACGGCGCATTGACCCCCTTGATCGGCAGCAGCCTGGAGCGGCTGGGTTATGACTCCTCCTACGCGCTTGCTCCTTCCGGGAGTCCTTTGGCCCCGCCCCGCTGGGAGGATGTCCTCCACTGGTCGGGACCTGAGTTGGCTGCAAGGGAGCCTGTGGTGCTGGACGTGGGAGCCGCCGGCAAGGGCCAACTCGTTGACCTGCTGGGCGATGTCCTGAGGGAGCAAGGGCAAAGCGACTTTCTGGTGGATGGAAGCGGCGACATGCTGCACGCCGGCGACCATCCGGTCACCGTTGCCTTGGAGCACCCCTACAACCCACGGCAGGCCATAGGCACCCTGGAGTTGGATAATGCTGCATTGTGCGCGTCCGCTTCGAACCGCCGTACTTGGGGAGACGGTCTTCACCATGTTCTGGATGGGACTACGGGCAAGCCAATAGGCACCACGGTGGCCACGTGGACCGTGGCCGCGAGCGCGCTGGTGGCGGATGCGCTGGCTACGGCGTTGTTTATGGTCGAACCACCCCGGCTGGAAGGTGAGTTCGACTTCTCGTGGCTAACCGTGTCTTCCAGTGGTTCCGCCGCGTTTTCGAACCGTTTTGAGGGGAGACTGTTCACATGA
- a CDS encoding YafY family protein: protein MIQTSARLLQLLSLLQVRREWTGPALADRMGVTERTVRRDIDKLRNLGYPIHASPGVAGGYQLGAGAQLPPLLLDDNEALAVALGLNSVAAGPVAGIGEASVRALAKLEQVLPSRLRPKFAMLKAAVTTIPSNAGTVDPQQLTVVSAAISDRRQISFDYVKSDGESARRLVEPYRLVDTGRRWYLVAWDLEREDWRTFRADRLASLPSERKKYTPRPLPAEDLAAYVQQSITRSPYRFDVVVRLRAPLAEVAAVVNSQYATLSADGAMATILRSGWDNLAAPAAYLAALDMDFEILEPGEFKSYALELAHRLKGAAGTVTDAADAEPQPQ, encoded by the coding sequence ATGATCCAAACGTCCGCCCGGCTCCTCCAATTGTTGTCGCTCTTACAGGTACGCCGGGAATGGACAGGCCCGGCTCTGGCTGACCGCATGGGCGTGACCGAACGGACGGTGCGCAGGGATATCGACAAACTGCGGAACCTGGGATATCCCATTCATGCATCCCCCGGAGTAGCGGGCGGATACCAACTTGGCGCAGGTGCCCAGCTGCCGCCGCTGTTGCTCGATGACAACGAGGCTTTGGCTGTGGCCTTGGGACTGAACTCTGTAGCCGCCGGTCCGGTAGCCGGTATTGGTGAGGCTTCAGTCCGCGCGCTGGCGAAGCTGGAGCAGGTACTGCCATCACGCCTGCGTCCAAAGTTCGCCATGCTGAAGGCTGCCGTTACTACCATCCCCAGCAATGCAGGCACCGTGGATCCTCAACAGCTCACCGTCGTCTCCGCGGCGATTTCGGACAGGCGGCAAATAAGCTTCGACTACGTCAAGTCCGACGGCGAGTCGGCTCGCAGGCTTGTGGAGCCCTACAGGTTGGTGGACACTGGCCGGCGCTGGTACCTGGTGGCGTGGGACCTTGAGAGGGAGGACTGGCGGACCTTCAGGGCTGACCGTCTTGCATCGCTGCCATCGGAACGCAAAAAATACACACCACGTCCCCTTCCCGCGGAAGACCTCGCCGCCTACGTGCAGCAATCCATCACCCGTTCGCCCTACAGGTTCGACGTCGTGGTGCGGCTTCGTGCACCCCTGGCCGAGGTTGCCGCGGTGGTAAATTCCCAATACGCCACCCTTTCAGCAGACGGCGCAATGGCTACCATCCTGCGGTCCGGTTGGGACAACCTGGCTGCGCCGGCCGCTTATCTGGCCGCACTGGACATGGATTTCGAGATCCTCGAGCCTGGCGAATTCAAGTCCTACGCCCTTGAACTTGCCCACCGGCTCAAGGGCGCAGCAGGGACTGTGACGGACGCAGCGGACGCCGAACCCCAGCCACAGTAG